The following are encoded together in the Gopherus evgoodei ecotype Sinaloan lineage chromosome 17, rGopEvg1_v1.p, whole genome shotgun sequence genome:
- the CENPV gene encoding centromere protein V, with translation MGKAKAGSVRKSRGRSPAAASPAAAARSLRGKESSRLGEKPAAPRESPGEPPLSPPAFCLLDLGAQRERWLKFQERQSLTCEEAARLLLDTFEYRGLVKHTGGCHCGAIRFEVWASTDLHIFDCNCSICIKKQNRHFIVPASHFKLLKGADNVTTYTFNTHCAQHTFCKTCGVQSFYTPRSNPDGYGIAPHCLDEGTVRSTIMEEINGKEWEKAMKEHKTIRNMSKP, from the exons ATGGGGAAAGCCAAGGCAGGCTCTGTCCGGAAATCTCGGGGGAGAAGCCCAGCCGCAGCGTCCCCGGCTGCTGCCGCCCGCTCCCTCCGGGGGAAAGAGAGCAGCCGGCTCGGCGAGAAGCCCGCGGCTCCCCGGGAGAGCCCAGGCGAGCCGCCGCTGTCTCCCCCGGCCTTCTGCCTGCTCGATCTGGGCGCGCAGAGGGAGCGCTGGCTGAAGTTTCAGGAGAGGCAAAGCCTGACTTGTGAGGAGGCAGCCAGACTCCTGCTGGACACCTT TGAGTACAGAGGCCTGGTGAAGCACACAGGAGGCTGTCACTGTGGAGCTATCCGCTTCGAGGTTTGGGCATCAACAGATCTGCACATTTTTGACTGCAA TTGCAGTATTTGCATAAAGAAACAGAACAGACACTTCATTGTCCCAGCTTCACACTTCAAGCTGCTGAAG GGTGCTGATAACGTAACAACGTACACCTTCAACACACACTGTGCTCAGCACACATTTTGTAAGACCTGCGGCGTGCAGAGCTTTTACACCCCTCGTTCTAACCCAGATGGTTACG GAATAGCCCCCCACTGCCTGGATGAGGGCACTGTGCGCAGCACCATCATGGAGGAGATCAATGGCAAAGAGTGGGAGAAGGCAATGAAGGAACATAAGACCATCAGGAACATGTCAAAACCATGA